One region of Oreochromis aureus strain Israel breed Guangdong linkage group 19, ZZ_aureus, whole genome shotgun sequence genomic DNA includes:
- the bmp4 gene encoding bone morphogenetic protein 4, with protein MIPGNRMLMVILICQVLLGESNHASLIPEEGKKKVPGLQGRSAAQSHELLRDFEATLLHMFGLKRRPRPSRSATVPRYLLDLYRLQSGEAEEAGAHDIAFEYPERSASRANTVRGFHHEEHMERLHELDDGGPMPIRFMFNLSSIPEDELLSSAELRLYRHQIDEAIADAISHDQGLHRINVYEVLKAPRPGQLITQLLDTRLVRHNASRWESFDVSPAVLRWTRERLPNYGLAVEVLHLNQTPRHQGRHVRISRSLHQEPGEDWEQLRPLLVTFGHDGKGHPLTRRTKRSPRQRGRKRNRNCRRHALYVDFSDVGWNDWIVAPPGYQAYYCHGECPFPLADHLNSTNHAIVQTLVNSVNNNIPKACCVPTELSAISMLYLDEHDKVVLKNYQEMVVEGCGCR; from the exons ATGATTCCTGGTAATCGAATGCTGATGGTCATTTTAATATGCCAAGTCCTGCTGGGAGAGAGCAACCATGCTAGTCTGATAcctgaagaaggaaaaaagaaagtaccTGGCCTGCAGGGTCGTTCGGCCGCTCAAAGCCATGAACTGTTGCGGGACTTTGAGGCCACGCTGCTGCATATGTTCGGCCTCAAAAGGCGGCCGCGGCCCAGTCGTTCAGCCACTGTGCCCCGCTACCTGCTGGACCTTTATCGGCTACAGTCGGGCGAGGCTGAGGAGGCCGGAGCGCACGACATTGCTTTTGAGTACCCAGAGAGGTCAGCCAGTCGGGCCAACACTGTGAGGGGCTTCCACCATGAAG AGCACATGGAGCGGCTACATGAGCTGGATGACGGAGGACCCATGCCCATTCGTTTTATGTTTAACCTCAGCAGCATCCCAGAGGACGAGCTTCTGTCTTCCGCAGAACTGAGGCTCTACCGTCATCAGATTGATGAGGCCATCGCTGACGCCATCTCACACGACCAGGGGCTTCACCGAATAAACGTGTATGAGGTGCTCAAAGCCCCCCGACCTGGGCAGCTTATCACGCAGCTTCTGGATACGCGGCTAGTGCGCCACAACGCATCGCGCTGGGAGAGCTTCGACGTCAGCCCCGCCGTGCTGCGCTGGACTCGTGAGCGCCTTCCCAATTACGGGCTGGCTGTGGAGGTTCTGCACCTCAACCAGACTCCACGCCACCAGGGCCGACACGTTCGCATAAGCCGCTCGCTGCACCAAGAGCCCGGTGAAGACTGGGAGCAGCTACGCCCCCTCCTGGTAACCTTTGGTCACGACGGAAAGGGTCACCCGCTGACTCGCCGGACCAAGCGCAGCCCGAGACAGCGGGGCCGTAAACGCAACCGCAACTGCCGGCGCCATGCGCTGTACGTGGACTTCAGCGATGTAGGCTGGAATGACTGGATAGTGGCGCCTCCTGGTTACCAGGCCTATTACTGCCACGGGGAATGCCCCTTTCCTCTGGCAGATCATCTGAATTCAACCAACCACGCCATTGTTCAGACACTGGTGAActctgtgaacaacaatatTCCCAAGGCCTGCTGTGTGCCAACAGAGCTCAGCGCCATCTCCATGCTCTACCTAGATGAACACGACAAGGTGGTCCTAAAAAACTACCAGGAAATGGTAGTGGAGGGCTGCGGCTGCCGCTAA